In one Culex quinquefasciatus strain JHB chromosome 2, VPISU_Cqui_1.0_pri_paternal, whole genome shotgun sequence genomic region, the following are encoded:
- the LOC6039635 gene encoding uncharacterized protein LOC6039635: MARITANHLSTKLAILTVALFCLTEHHLVAASARDASVRRSSELQSGNHSRNHPFHINHPRSSRSSSNYSGAISRSNDLVRINGAKPADHHRYGGLNKTQYMYEHVQTGSVTLPRGGRAFLEPDQNRTLAYTAKLDTAVYRQKPHHGRNRAQHRQRHMDWTSAAIATTGGNRRSFHEPGVKSTVVNGLCIKCPAEKTAIARKGLDGVLIEPPMLTTCRNQPISRDLYELETLFGNKFNFVLPHSAGGVPYSFLTRVVNARSGKVVQTCDLRYKVIVKQCGRYHPKSKDLKVACDLGQIWGSKCTFHCRNGGYLSAPGAFVECSEEQTWEGEEPYCSYNEVSDDYAYDTDTQLGSDCTYQIPPNNGRFACEIKPTSGNDLYVPTGTVCRIKCNDHFEIPPHLRSASVFECHEGRWNSTMRHFCHKAGSSSGMQLPKRRYG; encoded by the exons AACATCACCTCGTTGCGGCCTCCGCGAGGGATGCATCAGTTCGAAGATCATCGGAACTACAGAGCGGCAACCACAGCAG GAATCACCCGTTCCACATAAATCATCCTCGATCGagtcgcagcagcagcaactacAGTGGCGCCATCAGCCGCAGCAACGATCTTGTCCGGATCAACGGTGCTAAGCCTGCGGATCACCACCG GTACGGTGGACTCAACAAGACCCAGTACATGTACGAGCACGTCCAAACCGGATCCGTGACGTTGCCCCGCGGAGGACGCGCCTTCCTCGAGCCGGACCAGAACAGGACGCTGGCGTACACCGCGAAGCTGGACACGGCC GTCTACCGCCAGAAGCCCCACCACGGCAGAAACCGTGCCCAGCACCGTCAACGCCACATGGACTGGACCTCGGCGGCGATCGCCACCACCGGTGGAAACCGCCGCTCGTTCCACGAGCCGGGCGTCAAGTCAACCGTCGTAAACGGCCTCTGCATCAAGTGTCCGGCCGAGAAGACCGCCATCGCACGCAAGGGTCTCGACGGGGTGCTGATCGAGCCGCCGATGCTGACGACCTGCCGCAACCAGCCGATTTCACGCGACTTGTACGAGCTCGAGACGCTGTTCGGGAACAAGTTCAACTTTGTGCTGCCCCACTCGGCCGGCGGGGTTCCATACTCCTTTCTGACGCGGGTTGTCAACGCGCGCTCCGGCAAGGTCGTCCAGACGTGTGACTTGCGGTACAAAGTGATCGTGAAGCAGTGCGGCCGATATCACCCCAAGAGCAAGGATCTGAAGGTGGCGTGCGATTTGGGGCAGATCTGGGGATCGAAGTGTACGTTCCATTGTAGGAACGGGGGATATTTGAGCGCACCGGGGGCGTTTGTGGAGTGCAGCGAGGAGCAGACCTGGGAGGGCGAGGAACCGTACTGCAGCTATAATG AGGTTTCCGACGACTACGCGTACGACACCGACACCCAGCTCGGTTCCGACTGCACCTACCAGATCCCCCCGAACAACGGTCGGTTTGCGTGCGAAATTAAGCCCACCTCCGGCAACGACCTGTACGTTCCGACGGGAACCGTCTGTCGGATCAAGTGCAACGACCACTTCGAGATCCCGCCCCATCTGCGGTCGGCGTCCGTTTTCGAGTGCCACGAGGGCCGCTGGAATTCCACGATGCGGCACTTTTGCCACAAGGCAGGCAGCAGCTCCGGAATGCAGCTCCCCAAGCGGAGGTACGGCTAA